The genomic window GGATGAACCCGGTGGCGATCACGAGAGCCCACTGGGTGGCGTGCGTGAAGCCGGTGGAGAGGGCGTCGATCACGTGCTGCGTCTCCGGCCCGAGGGGGTGCTGCTCCGCCTGCGCCTGCAGCTGCGGGATCATGCCGCCCGCGGACTGGCGGGTGGCCTCCGCGAGCTGGTCCGCCTGGGCGGCGTCGAGCCCGGTGGCGTCCAGTGCTGCGGGCAGGGTGAGGCTCATGGACACGGACAGCGCGGCGCCCGCGAACGCCGTGCCCAGCGCCGAGCCGACCTGGCGGACGGTGCTCTGCGTCGCGGAGGCCTGCCCCGACGACGCCACGGGCACGTCCCGCAGCACGGTGCCGGTCAGCTGCGCGGACGCGAGCCCCAGGCCCACGCCGTAGACCACGAGCGGCAGCGCCACGAGCCACGCGGCGGTGCCCGGGCCCATGACCAGGGCGAGCACCACCACGCCCACCACCTCGAGCCCCAGGCCGATCAGCACGGTCCCGGGCGCCCCGAACTTCGCGGCGAGGTGCCGGGCGGACGCGCCCGAGATGAACGCGCCGATGGCCATGGCCGCGAGCACCAGCCCGGACTGCATGATGTTCAGGCCCAGCACGTTGGTGAGGTACAGGGGGAGCACGAAGATGATCGCGAACTCGCCCACGGCCACCATGGCGGCGGCCAGGTTGCCCCACGAGAACGTGCGCACCTGGAAGAGACCGAGGTCCAGCAGTGCCGAGCGGCGCACCTTCGCGCGGTGGCGCTCCCACACCCCGAACAGGGCGAGCGCCACGAGCCCCACCACGAGCGCGATCGCCACGATGGACACCGGCGCCGTGGCGGGCCACACCCACCCGAAGATCGAGAAGTCCGCCGTGGGGGTGAGCCAGCCGATGGCCGGGCCCTCGATGATCGCGAACACCAGCGCGCCGAACGCAATGGCGCTGAGCATGGCACCGTCCACGTCCGCACCGCGTTCGCGCACGTCGCTGCGGGTGTTGGTGATGCTGCTCCACCCCACCACCGCGATGATCGCCGCGAGCGGCAGGTTCACCAGGAAGATCCAGTGCCACGACGCCCAGTGGGTCAGCGCGCCGCCCACCAGCGGGCCGATCGCCGCCGCGCCGGACATCACCGCGCCCCACACGCCGAACGCCGGGCCGCGGTACTTCCCGCGGAACAGCGCGTTCACCGTGGACAGCGTGGACGGCATGATGAACGCCGCACCGAGCGCCTGCACCGCGCGGGACGCGATGAGCGCCCCCGCCGTGCCGGACAGGGCCGCCAGCAGACTGCCCCCGGCGAAGACCACGAGCCCCACCATGAACATGGTCTTGCGTCCCCAGCGGTCCGCGAGCTTGCCCGTGGACAGCAGCAGCGCCGCGAGCAGCACCGCGTAGAGGCTGTTGACCCACTGCGCGTCCGTGAGGTTCAGCCCCAGGTCCTGGATGATCGCGGGCAGGGCGACCCCCACGATCGTGCCGTCCAGCACGATCATCCCGAGCCCGGCGGCGAGCGCCCCGAGGGCCACCCAGTCCCTGCGGCTCGGGGCGTCCGCGGTGGCGACGCCGCTGGGGTGCGTGTCCGTCGCTGGTGTCGATGCCATGCTCGCGCCTTCCGCAGAGGGTCCGTTCCCACCCTGGCCCCGGCCGGTGGCCGGCTGGGACGGGCGAGTGTTCTCGCGGGAAGACTATCCGCTCACCGTGTGAACGTGCAGGGACCGGTGGCGGACGTCGTGATCGTCGTGTGCCTACCGCTCACGGGAGGCGGGACGTCAGGTCCGGCGCATGACCGTGGCGGAGTCCACGGTGACGTCGCCGCACCCGGTCCCGGCGGCGTCGTCGTCCGTGAGGCCCGGGAGGGTGACGTCCCAGAACGGCGTGGGCCCCGCGATCCCCAGCTCCTGGCGCGGCACGGCGTGGGTGTCCTGGGTGGGATCGTCCACGGGGGCGCGCAGCAGGGTGGCGGTGGCCCAGCCGTGGGTGAGGAGGTAGTGGTCGCTCTCGGGTTCCTCCGGACCGGTCTCCGCGCTGTAGGTCACCGCGATGTGCTTCTCGTCCCCGCGCCCGATCTGCGCCTGGACCGCGCCGAAGCTCGCGAGCCGGGCGGGCTTGAGCCCGCGCAGCCGATCCGGGGACACGTCCGGGACGTTGACGTTGAGAATCCACTCGTCGAACGGGCGCTGCTCCCAGCGCTCCAGGGCGTAGCGGGTGACCAGCAGGGCCGTGTCCCAGTGCTGGGGGGCACCGGAGGTGATGGACACCGCGATCCCCGGAATCCCGTGGGACGCGCCCGTGAGCACCGCACCCACGGTGCCCGAGTGCAGGGTGGCCTTGCCCGTGTTCGCCCCCAGGTTCACGCCGGAGAGGATCATGTCCGGGCGCTGCCCGAAGGCGCCGTAGGAGGCCAGGAACGCGATCAGCGCGGGGGCGGCCTTCACCCCCACGCATTCCACGTCCTCGGGCATCTCCGGCGGGCTGGCGGGGACCAGGGCGATCTTCCCGTCGACCTCCTCGCCGGACAGGGACGCGCTGGCACCCGAGTACTCCTCCGCCGGCGCCGCCACCTTCACGGTGTGCCCCCGCTCCAGCGCCGCCCTCGCCAGGACCGCCAGCCCCGGGGACGAGATGCCGTCGTCGTTGGTCACCAGGATGTGCATGTGCACCATCGTGGCACGCGTCACGCACCCGGGCCAGGGCTCAGGAGATCCGGCGCACCGTGATCTGACGGGCGAACTTCTCGACGGTGGTGCGGTTGCCCGTGCCCAGTCCGCGCCGGGCCACGTTGAGCGCCCCGGCAGAGGCACCGAGCGCCACGGCGTCCACCAGGTCCAGCCCGCGCGCCAGCCCCACGGAGATCCCGGCGGTCATCGAGTCCCCGGCCCCGCGGTGGTCCAGCGGCGTGATGGACGGCGCGCAGACCTCCCGCACGGAGTCCTGCTCCACGAGCAGCGCCGGGTCCTTGGCGCGCGAGACGACGACGGCGCCCGCGCCCCGCTCCACGAGCGCCCGCCCGGCATCCACGAGGGACTCGGGGGTGTCGTCCGAGCCGAGGTCCAGGTCCCGGACCTCCTCGTGGCTGATCTTGAGCACGTCCACGTGCGCGGCCACCGCGGCCAGGGCCGGGGCGCCGCTGAGGTCCGCGACCACGGTGGTCCCGGCGTCCCGGGTGTCCCGGATGAGACGTCCGAAGAAGGAGGCCGGCACCACGTCCCCGGGCTCCGCGCCCGTGACCGTGAGGACGTCCGAGGCCAGGGCGTCCACGAACGCCGTGCCGTAGAGATCGTCCAGCTCGTGGCGGGAGAGCTCCGGCGGCGGCATGTGGGCCACGGTCTCCCGGTCCTCCCCGCGCAGGTCGTACACGTAGCCGCCGTTGCCGTACCCGTAGCGCACGGCGTTGACCTGCATGCCGAGCCCGTCCAGCATGGAACGGATCAGGGTGCCCAGCTCACCGCCGAACGGCCCGTTCACCGAGACGTCCGCACCCAGGGAACCGGCCATGCGGGCCACCCACAGCCCCTGCCCGCCCGGGTGCATGTGCACGTCCGACTCGTGGGCGCTGCGGTTGCGGTACGCGGCGGGCTCCGTGATCTCCGTGATCAGCAGCGGGGTGGGCACCAGGACGGAGAGGCGCGGTGCGGCGCCGGAACGGGTATCGGTCACGCACGAAAGCTACCGCACGCGGTCCCTGGTGAACAGCACACCGAGGTGCCACCATGGTGGGATGAATTCCACCGCACCGGTCCGCATCGTGGAGGGCCAGGCCGCCAGCGAGCACACCCTGGCGGCCCTGGGCGCGTACTTCAGCGAGCTCGACCACCGCATCGACGGCGGGTTCGACCCCGAGCTCACCGAGGTGACCGGCCCCGAGGACGTCACCCCACCCCACGGGGACTTCTTCCTGATGACCGACCTGATCACGGGCGAGGTGATCGCGTGCGGCGCGGTCCGCAGGATCGACGACGACCGCGTAGAGCTGCGCCGGATCTGGGTGGCGCCGGAGCACCGCGGCCGGGGCCACGCCCGCACCCTGGTCCGGGCGCTCGAGAACAAGGTGCGCTCCTTCGGCGCCAGCACCGCGGTGGTCTCCCTGAACCCCGAGATGACCGAGGGCATCGCAATGTTCCGCAACCGCGGCTACGAACCGGTGGAGTCCTTCCACCGGGACACCACCGCTTCGGTGTTCCTGGGGCGGGTGCTCTAGGGCGGAGGTGGCCCGTGTGGCCGCTCAAGGGCGTGACGTCCGACCCGGGGGTGGCCATAGTGGGACTCGCGAGGAGCACTAGCGCCGAGAAGTAGGCCAGGCAGTCATCCGCACGGTTCGACGAGCCTGGCTCGCGCTTTTAACAGGCGCTTGTAACAGGTCAGGTCAGCTCCACCACGTCAGCCACCAGCGGAGCGGCCAATCCAGTCCAGCGGCCACGCTTCTGGTAGCACCACGCCACGGCATCGGACACCCAGAGCAGTGTCTCTTCGTGCGCCCTGGGAAAGTCGTAGCGCGGTCGGTTCTCGGAGGACTGGAGCGCCTGCCCGATGATCTTCTTGTCGTGGGCATACGAAGACTCGTCCTTTTCCACCCACAAGTGGTCCGCGCCGCTGGCCGCAGCATCTCGCGCGAGGGCCCCCAGACACAGCGGCCTGGCTTCCTTGTCTCTGAGCCCTCGCGCCACGTACACGTTCACCACGGTGTCGAGGGCGGAGAACTCCTTCAGCAGCTTCTTGCGGCGGTCATCGCGTTCATCGGTGAAATGGATCCTCTTCTGACCAGACAGCGCCAAGGACCGAACAGCCTTTCGGGCGCGGTTCACGTCTCCGGCGGCAACCGTGCTTGCCACCACGTAGTAGCCGCCCACTTTGGACTCATCAACAAAGACGTGGGAGTAGAGCTCGTACCGGGCCCTTCGTGAAGCGTACTGCGGGGCGCGACACCGATGACTGCCGAGAAAACCCCTGGTTCGAGCTGAGGGGAGGCGGTCCCGATGCACAGGAACCGGAGTTCACGCTTCGCGTCACCTCAGTCCCGCGCCTCCCGCGTCCTCTTGTCGTTCGCCTTCCCGATGGCCTCCACCAGCTCGTCCTTGGTCATGCCCGAACGGCCCTGGACGTCCAGCTCCTGGGCGATCTCGTAGAGGTGCTCCTTGGAGGCGTTCGCGTCCACGCCGCCGGCGGTGTCCTCCTTGTTGAGCCCACCCTTTTCCGCGCTGGCGTCCGACGGGCCGTTCTCCTCCTTGGGCTCCCAGTGGCCCCCCACCTTCTCGTGGGTGTGCTTCACCGCGGCCCACGCCGTGCGGGCCGCGCGGGACTCCTCCTGGTACTTCTCCTGTGCGGAGTCGTACGCCTGCGCGAACGTGTCCTGCGCCTTCTCGTCGGAGCGGCGCAGCGTGGACGGAATCTCGTCCTGCCGCGCGCGGCCGTTCTTCTTCGCCTTCGGCACGGTGTCCTCCTTCTTGTCGGGGATGTCTCCGGTGCTTCGATTCTAGGAACGACGACGCCGCCCGCCCCACCCTTTCGGGCCCGTCACCTCCCGTGACGGCCGGGCGAGGGTCCGTGGAAGCACCGCCGCTCGCCTTGAGCATAGTCCGCTCAAGATAGGTGCCCGAACCCTTGGCACTCTGCTGGACCGAGTGCTATATTTTTTGTAGTTGAGTCAGTGGGACTCAAGAAACGTGACAGCGCCGGATCCGGACACCAGCGGCCGAGCGCTCCACGGAGGTCACGCACATGGAAGGAATGACTGTCATGGCTACTTTCGATCCGTTCACCGAGGTCCAGAACTTCGCCAACCAGGTCCTCTCCACCCGCAACGGCCTGGAGCAGATGCCCATGGACCTGTTCCGCCGGGGCTCCAACTACTACCTCGCCGCGGACCTCCCGGGCATCGACCCCACCAGCGTGGACGTGGACGTGGACGGCCAGCTGCTGACCATTCGCGCGCAGCGCCGCCTGCCCTCTGCGGAGAAGGACACCAAGTGGATCGTGCGCGAGCGCCGCAACCACTCCTTCGTCCGCCAGCTGAACCTGGGCCAGGGCATCGACACGGAGAACATCACCGCCGCGTACGACAACGGCGTGCTCACCGTGACCATCCCCGTGTCCCCCAAGTCCCAGCCGCGCAAGATCCAGGTGGCCACGGGCCAGAACCAGGACAGCGTGGTGCTGGAGAACGGCCAGCAGGAGCAGAAGACCGAGTCCTCCGAGGACTCGGAGAGCTGAGCGCCCCGGCATCACCCGGGATGCACTGAGTGAGCCACGAGGGCCCGCGGGATCTCCCGCGGGCCCTCGTGCATGCCCGACGGGGATTCCACGCACGGGGCCCCGTAGCGTCCGCCCCACCGCGTGAGGAGCCGCCGACGCGGCGTCGCGATGTCCGGTCCTCCTCCGGGACCGCCCGCGACGGCGCGCGCGGCGTCGCCCGTGGAGTGCGGCGGTGCGCGGTGGTGCGCGGCTCAGCCCGCGAAGAAGAACCGGGTGAGGTGGAAGAACACCGGTGCCGCGAAGATCAGGGAGTCCATCCGGTCCAGGATCCCGCCGTGACCCGGGATGAGGGCGCCGAAGTCCTTGATGCCGCGGTCCCGTTTGAGGCTGCTCATCACGAGCCCGCCCAGGAAGCCCAGCAGGCAGGAGACCAGGGCCAGCACCCCGGCCTGCCACGGGGTGAACGGGGTCAGCCACCACAGCGCGGCGCCCAGGGCCGTGGCGGAGAGGACCCCGCCCACGAAGCCCTCCCACGTCTTGTTGGGACTCACGGTGGGCGCGATCCGGTGCCGGCCCATGGTCTTGCCCCAGAGGTACTGCAGGACGTCCGAGCCCTGCACCACCACCGCGAGGAACAGCAGCAGTGCCCCCGCCTCCACGCCACCAGACCCCACGGCGGAACCGTCCGCCGCGGCCTTGCCGTGATGGATGGCCACGGGCAGCTGCAGCACGGCCGGGAGGTAGCTCAGGGCGTAGACGCACACCATGAGACCCCACTGGCTCAGGGCGGCCCGGTGCAGGAAGGACTCCGTGCGCCCGGACAGCGCGAGCAGCACGGGCAGGAACAGGAACGCGTACACCGGGATGAAGATGGCGAACATCCCGTACCAGTGCTCCCACACGAACCAGAAGTGCAGCGGGGCCAGGACCACCAGGATCCACGTCAGCACCCAGCGGTCCCGCTCCCCGGGCGGCAGCAGGTTGGCGAACTCCCGCAGGGCCAGCAGGGACAGGGCGAGGAACAGCAGCACCACGGCGGTCTCCCCCAGCGCCAGGCTGCCCACGAGCACCGCCACCATGATCCACCACGCGAAGACCCGCTGCCGCACGTTCAGCAGCGTGGCTCGCAGCCCCTCCGACGCCGTGCGCCGGTACATCAGCTCCGCCACGACGGTGGCCAGCACCAGGAACCCCAGCAGTCCGGAGAGGAACCACCACGTGGGCCCGCCCAGCAGTCCGATCACCATAACGGCCTACCCCTTCTCCCGCAGTTCGCGCGCCACGGCCCGCAGCCGGGTGGCCACGGTCAGCGCGCACCCCAGCACCACGAGCACGAGCGTGACCCACAGGACGGTCCCGCGCGGCCACCCCCACCACGGGTCGGTGACGCTCAGCAGGATCCCTGCCATGAGCAGCCACATGCGCCGCTGCTTGGGCAGCACCCCGCCGAACTGCTGCGCGCACCCCGCGCTCACGCCCAGGGTGCGCACGTAAGCGGTGAGCACCGCGAGGCTCCCGGCCAGCCACCCCAGGGCTGCACCGCCCGCCACGGACGACGCCGCCCAGCCGGCCCCCGCGAGCAGCGCCAGGTCCGAGATCCGGTCCGGCACCTCGTTGTAGAGCTCCCCCGTGGGGGTGCGCAGCCCGCCCTCCACGGCGAGCATCCCGTCGAACATGTTGCACAGCAGACGCAGGGGGATGCAGAGCGCGGCGAGGACGAGAGGGAGGGCGCGGGCGGCGTCGTCCGCGTGGACCGAGACCACCAGGCACCCGCAGCCCACCAGGGAGACGAGCACCGAGGCCACCGAGATGTGGTTGGGGCGCAGGCCCGCGCGCTGCAGGGCACCCGCGATGGCGGTGGCCCACCCGGCGGAACGCTGCGGGATGGGCCTGCGCAGGGGATCGGTGGTGGCCATGCGGCGTCTCCTCGGGCCGTGGGGACTGTGGATCTGCGCCAACAGTGGCATACCCGCTGGCCCGTGGTGGTTGGATGTCCACAACCGCGCCACCTCGATCCCACCGGGAGACCACCGTGCACAGCAGCACCTTTGAAGAGCCCGCACCACCTTGGCCCTCGCGCCAGGCACGGCTGACCTGCGGAGACGGGCCGCGCGCCGTCCCGGGAGCCGCCGTGACGCACCGTGCGCGCCCCCGGAGCGGAGGAGCACGGTGAGCGCGCTGCGTGACCACGCCGTGGCCGGGCTGTGGGGGTTCGCCGAGGCCACTGCGTTCTTCGTGGTCCCGGACGTGTGGCTCTCCGCGGTCGCCCTCCGGAACCTGCCCCGCGGGCTCACGGGCGCGGCGTCGGCCACGGCGGGCGCGCTGGTGGGCGGCGCCGTGGTGCACCGCTGGGGCGCGCGTGCCACCGGGGACGACTCGGCCAGGATGCTCGCCCGGATCCCCGCGGTCTCCCCCGCCATGGTCGAGCGCGTGGAGCGGGAGATGGCCGCGCGGGGGTTCACGGCCGTGCTCCTGGGCCCGCTGCGGGGCACCCCCTACAAGCTCTACGCCCGCACCGCCGGACTGCGCGGAGACCCGCTGCCCCGGTTCCTCGCGTGGTCCGTGCCCGCGCGGACCCCGCGCTTCGTGGTGGTCACCGCTGCGGTCGGCGGGATCTCCGCCCTGCACGGCCGGCTCTGGCCGCACGCTCCCGAGCGGGTGCGGTGGGCGATCTTCGGCACCGGGTGGACCGCGTTCTACGCGTGGTACTTCCGCACGGTGGGCAGGGACTGAGAACGGGCCCCGGACACCGACCGCAACGGTCGGCACCCGGGGCCCGTCGAGCCGGCGCGAGGGACGCTCAGCGGCCCATCCAGCGCACCACGCGGTCGAGGTCCTCGGTGGCGCGCTCGGACCACACCATCAGCGCGTACACGTGGGGCCCGCCCTCGCACACCACGGTGGTGGTGTCCACGCCTGCGCGGACCAGGTCCGTGACGAACTCCATGGTGTCCGGGTAGAGCATGTCCCGGTCCCCCTGCAGCACGAACGTGCGCGGCAGCCCGTGGACGTCCCCGAACGCGGGGCTCACCGCGGGATCCGTGACCTCACGGGTGCCGGCCCACCAGCGGGCCGCGGCGCGCGGGCCCTCGGTGTCCAGCATGTGGTCCACGGAGCGGTACTGCTCGATCTCCGGGTTGCTCACGGTCGCGTCCACCCACGGGGAGATCAGGATCAGCCCGGCAGGCGCACCCATCCCCGCATCGCGCAGCCGCATGGCCTGAGCGACCGCCAGGCCGCCACCGGCCGAGTCGCCGGAGAGGAACACCCGCGACCCGAGGCCGTGCGCCAGGTCCCACACGCCGTCGGCCAGGGCCAGCGCCTCGTCCACCGTGTGGTCCGGGGCGAGCCCGTAGCCCGGCACCACCACGGTGGCCCCGGTGCGCTGGATCAGCGCGTCGATCCACCGCCAGTGCGTGGTGGTCACGGGGTGCACGTACGCGCCGCCGTGCCAGTGGACCACCACGGGGGCATCCGCGAGCGGGGTCCGTGGCCGGGCGACGACCACCGGCCGTCCGGCCACCATGACCTTCTGGAACTCCACGCGCCTGTGCATGGACCGGTGCGGTGCGGCCTCCTCACGGGGCCGGGCGAGGGAGGCCAGCAGCTTCTCCTCGGACTCCCACACGTTGGGCAGCACCCGCAGCCCCTGGTCGGTCACCCGCAGCGCGGGGTCCGCCGGGACCAGGACCACGTCCGGCGTCGGCTCCGCAATCTCCGCCAGGACCGGCTCGGCCGTCGCACGGGGTTCCGGGTCGGGGTCCGCGTCCTGCTCCACGGCGTCGTTCCCCGTGGGGGCCGCGGCGTGGCGGCCGTGCCGCTGAGCGCGGTGTCGCTCGGTCTCGGTGCGGGTGTCGGCCGCGGGCTCCTCGCCGCGCGGTGAGTCCGCGCCCGACGCCGCGTGGTGGGCTGCCGCGCCGACGGTCGCCGCAGCCACCGGTGCGGCCACGGCCGCTCCGGTGTGCTGCGCGGTGCCGCGCTGGCGCCCGGGGGACTCCGCGCGGTGGCGACCCTTCGCGTGGGAGCGGCGTGTGGCGTCGTCGTCCGCCGCGGCCGTGCCAGCGGCGACCGCCGCACCGGCGCTCGCGCGGGTCAGGGACTCGCCCTCGACGTCCACGTTCGGCATGATGCGGTCCAGCCAGCGCGGCAGCCACCAGGCCTTCTCGCCCAGCAGACGCATGACCGCCGGGACCAGGAGCATGCGCACCACGAAGGCGTCCAGCAGCACACCGCCCGCGAGCGCGAAGCCGATGGGCTTGATCATCGCCAGCTCCGAGAAGATGAAGCCCGCGAACACGGAGATCATGATGATCGCGGCCGCGGTAACCACGGAGCGCCCGGCCCGGAAGCCGTACACCACGGCCTGGCGCGCGGGGTGCCCGTGGACGTACGCCTCGCGCATGCCGGAGACCAGGAACAGCTGGTAGTCCATGGCCAGGCCGAAGAGGATGCCGATCATCAGGGTGGGCAGGAAGCTCAGGATGGGCCCGGGATCGTGCACGCCGAACACGGCACCGCCCCAGCCCCACTGGTACACGGCCACCACGGCGCCCAGGGAGGCGAGCACCGAGAGCAGGAAGCCCAGGGTGGCGATCACGGGAACCAGGATCGAGCGGAACACCATGAGCAGCAGCAGGATGGAGATGACCATGACCACGCCCAGGTAGAGCGGGAGCTTCTCGCCGAGCAGCTGGGAGACGTCGATGTTCGCGGCGGTGGTGCCCGCCACGCCCACGTGGACGTCCTGCTGGGAGCCGAGATCCCCGTTGAGGTCACGGATGCTGCCCACGAGGTTCTCGGTGGCCGCCTCCGCGGGACCGGACTCGGGGATCACCTGGATCACACCGGTGGTGCGGTCGTCCGTGAGCTGGCCGGGCAGGACGTTGGCCACGTCCTCCTGCTGCGCCAGGCGGTCCGAGACGGCGTCCATCTTCTCCTGCGCCCGGGCCTTGTCGAGACCCTCGGGCAGGTCCACGACGACGGCGATCGGGCCGTTCTCGCCCGCACCGAAGTCCTCGGCGATGCGCTGGTACGCCCTGTACTGGGTGCTGTCCTGGGCCTCGGTGGAGGCGTCCGGCAGCCCGAGGCGCATGCTCTGGGCCGGCAGGGCGAGCACGATCAGCACCGCCGCGCACGCCACGGTGCTCAGCCACGGGTGGCGCAGGTGCAGGGGCACGTTGTGCTCGTCGATCACGCCCTCGCGCGGCTCGGCGCCACGCTGCTTCCTGGGCAGCACCCGCGTGCCGGCCAGGGACAGCAGCGCGGGGGTGAGCGTGAGGGTCATGAGCAGGGCCACCAGCACGGCCAGACCCGCCGCGGTGCCCATCAGGCCCAGGAACGGGATGCCGGTGACGTTCAGCGCCACGAGCGCCACGATCACGGTCAGCGCCGCGAAGAACACCGCGGTGCCCGCGGTGCCCACGGCCATCCCGATGGACTCCCGCACGGGCATTCCCCCGCGCAGCTGCTGGCGGTGCCGGTTGAGCACGAACAGCGAGTAGTCGATGCCCACCGCCAGGCCCAGCATCACGCCGAGCATGGGCGTCACGGACATCATGTCCACCACGCCGGAGAAGGACAGGGTGATGCACGAGGCCACGGCCACGCCCAGCAGCGCGGTGAGCACGGGCAGCGCCGCGGGCACCACCGCCCGCAGCATGATCAGCAGCACCAGCGCGGCCACGACCACGCCGATGACCTCCGAGGGGCCCAGCAGCGCGGTGATGTCCTGCGCGATCTCCTGGGAGAAGTCCACGTCCACGCCGTCCACCGGGTGGCTGCGGACCGCGTCCATCACGGCGTTCTTGGTGTCCGCCTCCACCGCGTTCTGCTCCTGCGTGAAGTTGACCACGCTGATCGCGGAGTTCTGGTCCTTGGACACCACGCGGTAGTCGCCCATGCGCTCGAAGGACTTCTCGCCCTCTTCGAGCTGGGCCTTCTGCTGCTCCATCGCGGCGGGATCCACCCCGCGCTGCTTGAGCACCTGCTCCGCGCTCACCCCGGGCGGCAGGCTCTGCTTGAGCTGGGCGATCTGCCTCTCGCCCTGGTCCAGCTTCGCGCGGCCGTCCTTGAGCTGCTGGCGGCCGTCGTCCAGCTGCTGCTGGCGTTCGAACGGGTTCACGGTGGAGGCCACGCCGGAGACGTCCTGCGTGGCCTTGAGCGCATCGGCGATGCCGTCCTTCTGCGCCTGCGTGAACGCGGAGCCGTCCGTGGTGTGGAAGACCACCCGTCCGGTGCCTTGGTTGGCCTCGGGCATCTCCGCCTTGAGCCGGTCCGCCAGGTTCTGGGTCTCGGTCCCGGGGATGGTGACCGCGTTGCTGAGGTTCACCCCCGAGAGGGCCA from Kocuria rhizophila DC2201 includes these protein-coding regions:
- a CDS encoding MMPL family transporter; translation: MARLLYRLGKSAAAHAWAVILVWLAVLALAVGGVALSGVNLSNAVTIPGTETQNLADRLKAEMPEANQGTGRVVFHTTDGSAFTQAQKDGIADALKATQDVSGVASTVNPFERQQQLDDGRQQLKDGRAKLDQGERQIAQLKQSLPPGVSAEQVLKQRGVDPAAMEQQKAQLEEGEKSFERMGDYRVVSKDQNSAISVVNFTQEQNAVEADTKNAVMDAVRSHPVDGVDVDFSQEIAQDITALLGPSEVIGVVVAALVLLIMLRAVVPAALPVLTALLGVAVASCITLSFSGVVDMMSVTPMLGVMLGLAVGIDYSLFVLNRHRQQLRGGMPVRESIGMAVGTAGTAVFFAALTVIVALVALNVTGIPFLGLMGTAAGLAVLVALLMTLTLTPALLSLAGTRVLPRKQRGAEPREGVIDEHNVPLHLRHPWLSTVACAAVLIVLALPAQSMRLGLPDASTEAQDSTQYRAYQRIAEDFGAGENGPIAVVVDLPEGLDKARAQEKMDAVSDRLAQQEDVANVLPGQLTDDRTTGVIQVIPESGPAEAATENLVGSIRDLNGDLGSQQDVHVGVAGTTAANIDVSQLLGEKLPLYLGVVMVISILLLLMVFRSILVPVIATLGFLLSVLASLGAVVAVYQWGWGGAVFGVHDPGPILSFLPTLMIGILFGLAMDYQLFLVSGMREAYVHGHPARQAVVYGFRAGRSVVTAAAIIMISVFAGFIFSELAMIKPIGFALAGGVLLDAFVVRMLLVPAVMRLLGEKAWWLPRWLDRIMPNVDVEGESLTRASAGAAVAAGTAAADDDATRRSHAKGRHRAESPGRQRGTAQHTGAAVAAPVAAATVGAAAHHAASGADSPRGEEPAADTRTETERHRAQRHGRHAAAPTGNDAVEQDADPDPEPRATAEPVLAEIAEPTPDVVLVPADPALRVTDQGLRVLPNVWESEEKLLASLARPREEAAPHRSMHRRVEFQKVMVAGRPVVVARPRTPLADAPVVVHWHGGAYVHPVTTTHWRWIDALIQRTGATVVVPGYGLAPDHTVDEALALADGVWDLAHGLGSRVFLSGDSAGGGLAVAQAMRLRDAGMGAPAGLILISPWVDATVSNPEIEQYRSVDHMLDTEGPRAAARWWAGTREVTDPAVSPAFGDVHGLPRTFVLQGDRDMLYPDTMEFVTDLVRAGVDTTTVVCEGGPHVYALMVWSERATEDLDRVVRWMGR